In one Rutidosis leptorrhynchoides isolate AG116_Rl617_1_P2 chromosome 8, CSIRO_AGI_Rlap_v1, whole genome shotgun sequence genomic region, the following are encoded:
- the LOC139865026 gene encoding uncharacterized protein, whose amino-acid sequence MASLPAPSFIKPLLLPSDLHLPLRTDFVTKYLGDKIPEDATITTSNGGYLWKLKTIKIGDDYCFTHGWSNVVEDINLGFGDILLFSLVDTSTFELSIYSPEGCRKVLPPNIKVEHDADCVGVSADVDDSCMIDDDDDDVIDCDDDDDDDDDFKDEDYEKEKEDEEDDGSYNDDDDDDDDDDDDSDPLFISTVSKAHKSTLVRYTILL is encoded by the exons ATGGCTTCTCTTCCAGCTCCATCATTCATCAAACCTTTACTACTTCCTTCTGATCTTCATCTG CCATTGCGAACTGATTTTGTGACCAAGTATTTGGGCGACAAAATTCCCGAAGACGCAACAATCACAACTTCGAATGGAGGCTATTTATGGAAATTAAAGACTATAAAAATTGGCGATGATTATTGTTTTACCCATGGATGGAGTAATGTTGTTGAAGATATTAATTTGGGTTTTGGGGATATACTGTTATTTAGTCTTGTTGATACATCCACTTTTGAACTGTCGATTTATAGTCCAGAAGGTTGTCGGAAAGTTTTACCCCCTAATATTAAGGTTGAACATGATGCTGATTGTGTTGGTGTTAGTGCTGATGTTGATGATAGTtgtatgattgatgatgatgatgatgatgttatagattgtgatgatgatgatgatgatgatgatgatttcaaagATGAAGATTATGAAAAAGAGAAAGAAGATGAAGAGGATGATGGtagttataatgatgatgatgatgatgatgatgatgatgatgatgatagtgatcCTTTATTTATCTCAACTGTCTCAAAAGCCCATAAAAGTACATTGGTAAGATATACTATACtactataa